AAGAAATTCTTGCAAGAGCTTGGTTTTGTGCAAGGGAAATATTTGTTGTATTGTGACAGTCAAAGTGTTATTCATTTAGGTAAGAATCCAACTTTTCATGATAAATCCAAACATATTGATGTGAGGTATCATTGGATACGTGATGTTTTGGATGCTAAGTTGTTGGAATTAGCGAAGGTTCATACAGATGATAATGGTGCTGATATGATGACCAAGGCATTACCAAGAGGAAAATTTGAAGTTTGTTGTGAGATCGCCGATTTGGCGAATATCTCCACATAGTCGTGAGGGGAAGATTTGTTGGGTTATTGGgctcccttcctatgtggagaataggccCAAATAATGTGAACCTTTAGGTCTCACTAGGTTAAATTGAGATGGGTCAGATTAGTAGGGCAGATaaaagtcatttgaagagagacaaaagccaagtgagagaaaaagaaagagagaaagccaTTCCCGCATAACCCTAAACCTGCACTGGTGTTTTCGTCGGTGTGAAGTCATTCATCGTTGGATCGAGCTGATTTTTGGACAATAGGTTCcagacatatggttcttcattctgatCGTTTAGATCGTCAATCGGAGGTCTAGATTGGGAGAAATCGGTCCCGCACCAGCAATcctgttttggagaattttcatcttctttgttctcattGGTAAGCATTTGTGCTTATTTAAATTGGCTTATTGAACACACTatttggtgttattattggagactcttttgtaccctattattgatcatagatttttctttggtctggaCGACTCGTGGTTTTCACCCTTGCATTGAGgggttttccacgttaaaaattattgatgtaTCTTTGTGCTTttggattctatttttgttctatttgtttggtgctcCTCACAGATTCTCGCAAGAAGGGGGATTGAATTTCTGCTGCGTTATTACTCTTTCctaagttgttatattttttggccCTTTTCACATCATAATGCtctttgaattacaaaaaaaagcTCACAACTTTGTTTGTCATGCTTTatctaacaaaataaaaaagacacaAAACTAAACACTCTTCACTTGATGGACTATGAGAACAAAACGAGTTCATGATTTCGTCTAACACGCTTCATCTAACAAAATCTAAAGGAAAGATGAATTCACGACTTTGtttaagaaattgaaaagattTGTAATGAGATTAGACAATTTATGTGGAATGAGCTAAAGCTTGCATAAAACAAACATTAATATTCTTATGAGtcaaatatgtttatataaaattaatttgaccATGTATTTGAAGGAGGTTATACATGGGTTTAAACTCAATTGAATTGGTATAAGATGGTCTACGATTTCTACAagttaaatagaaaaattgtgTATTGTAAACCTTTAAACGCAAACAAAAAACTAAGATTTATTTACCCTTAGTTATTGTTTATAACATGACAAGTTTaacgtaaaatataaatttgattaattgattaattttttcttctctcttccattAGCACCCTTTTAAGTGTATTTATagatattgaaaaaaatgatttcCTTACAACTTATCTTAAATGATTTATCATCTTATACTATCCATCAAAACTaacattttatttgaaattaaattacaaaatcaaagtttaaattaaaaaataaaaggcagTTATAATAATTCTTGTTATTAATATGGACATGGGATGTCCACACTTtcaatagaaaagaaaattgaaacaaGTTAAGAAACAAATCTTAAAATGGGTGTTAAAGAGtgataaaatgttaatttatgcAAGTAATGAATGATAAATTTATCAtctatttgtttgtttaatttataattgtgTCGTCATGATTTTGGACAACCTCCCATAGGTACAATCAGCTAAATGATGGATTGTATGACTTTATGCACTTACATATTGTTTATAAATCATAACTAAAAGCAATGGTCATAGGCCTAATTCGATTTATAATCTACCCTATACTAATCATAATACATCAATTGTAAAGCAAGTAAAAGTAATCTTACCTCTACAAATTATCATATATCGCTACGAGAAACATTTACAATATGGTGTAGTTAGATGAGGATGAAAATGCATCAACTTTATAACAAATCCTAAGGATTATCCAAGATTTGAgacctaaaaatataaaacccataaaaaaaaaccatattCGATCCGAAACCAAACAAGAAATACTATGAAGAGAAACAAAGACTACCTCATATCAAATGGAGAAAGTAATCAAGTCACAAGAAGAGTTACAAAAAGCCAACGAGGACCTTTAACCGAAAATGTGATGTCACGAGGCTCGTTAGGGTAAGGCTTTCAAAGGCTAATCCATGATCAAGAAGATGATCTTGACAAAATCGAATGCAAATCGATGCAAGATGTTTGTAGAAACTTTCACATTAACTGTTTTACAATGCTTAAATATAATTCCAAATGGAATGATCACCTCTTTCACATATTCGATCAAGAGAAGCTCAGACCAAACAATAAATACTATGAAGAGAAACAAAAACTACCTCATATCGCCAAtccctcacggatttgcttttggtaccactccaaatcGTCCCCTCATATAAAGGACTATGGTTCTCCACCTCCCCTACAGCGGAAGTCTTTTTCTTATCCTCGAGTACACCATAGTCAACATTGGGCATCTCTTTCACGATCCATGGTCACAACACTTAggccaagccctcacggatttgtttttggtaccactccaaatcctcccctcaaacaaaggactgTAGTTCTTCACCTCCCCTACAACGGAAGTCTTTTTCTTATCCTCGAGTACACCATAGTCAACATTGAGCATCTCCTTGCCCTCTTTCACGATCCATGGTCACAACACttgggccaagccctcacgaatttgcttttggtaccactccaaatcctcccctcaaacaaaggactatGGTTCTCCACCTCCACTACAGCGGAAGTCTTTTTCTTATCctcgagtacaccatggtcaacACTGGCATGTCCTTGCCCTCTTTCATGATCCATGGCCACAACACttgggccaagccctcacggatttgcttttggtaccactccaaatcctcccctcaaacaaaggactatGGTTCTCCACCTTCCCTACAACAGAAGTCTTTTTCTTATTCTCGGGTACACCATGGTCAACACTGAGCATCTCCTTGCCCTCTTTCATGATCCATGGTCACAACACTTGGGCtaagccctcacggatttgcttttggtaccactccaaatcctcccctcaaacaaaggactaCGGTTCTCCACCTCCCCTACAGCGGatgggctctgataccatttgtagAGAGGGACAACacacacatagatctccacactggtaagatattgttcGCTTTGGGCTAAGCCCTCacagatttgcttttggtaccacttcAAAATGTCTCTCCCTAATgaaggtatcttatgtgtatataaacccaattccgtctcttattttatccgatatgaaactttgtttgtaccTAACAACAATCAAGTCACCAGAAGAGTTACAAAAAGTTAACGAGGACCTTTAACCAATAATGTGAGGTCACAAGGTTCGTCATGGGCAAGGTGTTCAAAGGTGATCCATGATCAAGAGGATAATTTCAACAAGATCGAATGCAAATTGACATAAAATGTCCGTAGAaacaatatttgattgtggacaattttttttaaatcttcttTATTTGTCACCGTTTATTTCATATAGGAATAACGAACTTACTTGTATATGTGGATATACGGGAATAAAATCTACACTCAATAGTAAATACCATGACTATCTATTTATCAcgcataataaatattttaatattttttattaaaacgtTTGGTGTCTATCATCGTATTCATATTTACGAATAccatttttcacaaaaaaattaagattaaaattatattttattagcttaaatttaatttataatttatttatttaaaattaaattttaatttatatttaattagatttatattttatcttatattttttgtaatctatgttagattttatttttaaaatttataatatatgtacGTATTATCCGCGCCGGACCGATCCCCATCTCTACTTCTattaatctataatatttttattaatctatAATATTTCAAGGATACTGAGTTAATTCTTACATTATCGTTATCATGTTACACCATTATTCAAGGGATAAGTTTTTTTTCTCAAGATGATAAATCGATTTACCTTCATTTGAAGCTTGATAACTTCAAACACCTAcgttaatatttttagtttatcatttgatttttatattcaCACACTCTGTCaccataaaaattatatttttactatttaaaaattagaaatttcgctaaaacatttaaataaaagtatgattaaattattcttatatacaatcagttaaaaatatttttataacacaataagaattaaaatttatgtttcttaATCATATTCATGTTAAAGTTTgccaaaatattaattataaaaacaagaaCTATTTTTCGTctctaaatattataaaaaaactatatttcattttaaactaaattataaaatattcagtctcagaattttataaaactcataaaatatctttttcgacaaaaaaaaataatttaaaaacaaaatacactttttataatagtttaagaaaaaatatatctaactAAAAAAACAGGAGTTGTAAAAAACAAGTTATTAAAGGTAAACTAAAAGCAAaggttaaattatttatctGAGAATAAAAAACCAGACAAAAACACGGTCATTCAGTGACAGAGAGAAGAGATACCGAAAAGAAGAGGCGAAATGTCACAACAGGGAAAGCTAATGCCATTGACACTGCCATGGTAGCCATATTCTCTTTCATCAATTCCCGCCACTACTCTTCAACGCTCTCTACAAAACATGCGCTCCAAGGACAGAATCGCTTACTTCTATGACGGTACGTTTTTTCCTCATATTCTTCTAATTGCGTTCCTTcgtttctttgttttcttgtcCGATTCTTCTTTCACGAAATTGAACTCGTGATGTTCGTCAACGCTCTTCGTATCACGCGATTTTCAAATTCCTAGCTCAGTTCGTTCTTGAATATCGAAACCCTAGCCATGTGAGGTTTTTCATGGCGAGATACCGAAGATTCGTTAACCGGTAACAACGAGTTGTGAGCAATACTATATAAAAAGTATAGGAACTATTTTCAACCTAAAATCAAGAATATGGGATTATAGTTCtttctacttatatattattcattttacttGATTTTATCAACGTGGAAGTTTCAACTCACCTTAAATTCCAAAGAAGTCGCCTGTACAATAAGGATATGAATCTGTCTTTAGAACTGTTTTAGGTTTCTGATTCTGCTCCATGCTTTGCTCGGTATTTTTTCTGAAAGATTCAATGTAGAGGATTTTGGATAGTTGCACTATAAAAAACTCTATTTGGCGGTCACTATGGAGtttagttttacattttttttttattattactcaTGCTGTTCAGTAAGAAAATCAGCACGTGCAATGACAGTCGAGTTCTGTGAGGAGCTGTTCGATCTTGAATACCAATTAGTTTTCGGGTTCTAGGTTTTAAATTTTGGTGCACATTTGCAATTGTGGCTGCAACATCAAGGTTTTTGTGGTTTTCACAAATGAGGACACCAGCCGCGTTTATTTGCAATATGACGAATTGAAGGTAGCTGCAACCTCAATTTAAAACCTTGGCTCATGTCAAGAAGTTCCTTTACCACATTTTTTAGGAAAGTATAAATTgaaaagtgaaattatttaatgaaagtgCAATATTTAGTTCATTGAGAACTTAGAAAAGCTTTGCTTATTTCCATTTACTGTCTGTTTATTTTTGGGTCCTTAACAGTCATGACAGCCGGATTAATATTTACGTTATCTGCTAGGTTTTGTTTCTTTGCATGTTTTTTATCTACTCATGTATTTCAATGTTACATATTGCAGGCGATGTTGGTAGTGTTTACTTTGGTGCAAAGCATCCAATGAAGCCACACCGGCTTTGCATGACTCATCATCTTGTTCTCTCATATGACCTTCATAAGAAAATGGAGATTTATGTTAGTTACATATATAGGCTGTTCtgcattttatttatgtttttttttgttgctaAGTTGTTGATTGCATAATTTTGTTCTGATGGTTTCTATTTTATGTATGATCCAGCGTCCACATAAGGCTTATCCTGTTGAGCTTGCCCAGTTTCACTCGGCTGATTATGTTGAGTTTTTGCACAGGATTACGCCTGACACTCAACACTTGTTCTTAAATGAACTGACGAAATGTATGCTATTCAGTTTTAAATGCATTCAGATGTAATTTTGAGAGAGTTACGATGAAACCCAAATACTGAACGTGTTTTGTCCTAGATGCAGCTGTCACTAAATTAGGGTTCCATGTCCAAAAACATTTGCCTGAGGAGGGGGAGGGGGCAGAGGAGGATAGTTCCATAAATGTTTTGGATTAACATTATCTAACCCTAATGTTCATGGCAGATAAGTATAGGGGGAAAGGGAGGGATTTTGAAAGTACTGAAGAATATAGTAAATGTTTTACCTATAATTCCTGTTACTTTTGATCAAATATGTGGTTTCCTCCCTAGTCCCTTctataaattattgatatttgaCTTTTGAAATTAATGTTTTCCAACCACAATggttatataattatttttcttatatattattaacttatCGTCTAGCTTCCGACTAATATCAggtttctcttatttttttaatcatgtgTCAGATAATCTTGGAGAAGACTGCCCTGTATTTGACAACTTGTTTGAATTTTGTCAGATTTATGCTGGCGGAACTATAGGTATGATATGTTTATAATAGTGCTTCTCTGAATTTTTGTTATGCCTAGTTTGTCATATGTATGCTGATTGACTCATGTGCCTGCAGATGCTGCTCGTCGATTGAACAACCAACTTTGTGATATCGCTATAAACTGGGCTGGTGGACTTCACCATGCAAAGAAATGCGAGGCATCTGGGTTTTGTTACATCAATGACTTGGTTTTAGGAATCTTGGAGCTTCTTAAATATCATGCCCGTGTTTTGTATATTGATATAGATGTGCACCATGGTGATGGCGTAGAAGAAGCCTTCTACTTCACTGATAGGTCAGTTGGTGTTTAATATCATGTTTGGCTTATGAGGTGAAGCTATTAATGATTGAGAATATAGGGAGTTTAGCCATACTTGTGACTTCTCTACCTTTTTAAATGGTAAACTTTCTCATTACAGGGTGATGACTGTCAGTTTTCATAAGTATGGAGACCTGTTCTTCCCGGGTACTGGTGATGCTAAGGTGATTTTCTTTATTctgtttgtatctttggttgtgCCAATCAGTCTATTCTATCAGACTATCACAACCTTattattacattaatattaatattctaAATCTGGATTTCACTGTTGCCCATGTTGTAATCTGCTGAATGGAATGCTCTATGCTTTCTGAAAAGCTTTTTAAATACTCTATagattggaatgatttgaactGATTTTACCATATTAAAGGAAataggagaaagagaaggaaagTTTTATGCGATAAATGTCCCACTGAAGGATGGAATAGATGACCTTAGCTTCACACGACTTTTCAAGACtgtaagttcaatttttttttccttttctttttttgccAAACTTCAACCTAAATTATAAAGCTTCTCATTTCAATACTAATTTCATTATTTCTGCTTGGTGGTAATTTGtctgaacttttttaaatacTTGTGCCATAGATTATTTCCAAAGTAGTTGAAACATATCAACCTGGTGCAATAGTTCTCCAGTG
The Vigna angularis cultivar LongXiaoDou No.4 chromosome 5, ASM1680809v1, whole genome shotgun sequence genome window above contains:
- the LOC108340470 gene encoding histone deacetylase 9 isoform X1 — protein: MRSKDRIAYFYDGDVGSVYFGAKHPMKPHRLCMTHHLVLSYDLHKKMEIYRPHKAYPVELAQFHSADYVEFLHRITPDTQHLFLNELTKYNLGEDCPVFDNLFEFCQIYAGGTIDAARRLNNQLCDIAINWAGGLHHAKKCEASGFCYINDLVLGILELLKYHARVLYIDIDVHHGDGVEEAFYFTDRVMTVSFHKYGDLFFPGTGDAKEIGEREGKFYAINVPLKDGIDDLSFTRLFKTIISKVVETYQPGAIVLQCGADSLAGDRLGCFNLSIDGHSECVSFVKRFNLPLLVTGGGGYTKENVARCWTVETGVLLDTELPNEIPENDYIKYFAPEFSLKIPNGQIENLNSKSYLSTIKMQVLENLRCIQHAPSVQMQEVPPDFYIPDFDEDEQNPDERIDQHTQDKHIQRDDEYYEADNDNDQMDVS
- the LOC108340470 gene encoding histone deacetylase 9 isoform X2; translated protein: MRSKDRIAYFYDGDVGSVYFGAKHPMKPHRLCMTHHLVLSYDLHKKMEIYRPHKAYPVELAQFHSADYVEFLHRITPDTQHLFLNELTKYNLGEDCPVFDNLFEFCQIYAGGTIDAARRLNNQLCDIAINWAGGLHHAKKCEASGFCYINDLVLGILELLKYHARVLYIDIDVHHGDGVEEAFYFTDRVMTVSFHKYGDLFFPGTGDAKEIGEREGKFYAINVPLKDGIDDLSFTRLFKTIISKVVETYQPGAIVLQCGADSLAGDRLGCFNLSIDGHSECVSFVKRFNLPLLVTGGGGYTKENVARCWTVETGVLLDTELPNEIPENDYIKYFAPEFSLKIPNGQIVPPDFYIPDFDEDEQNPDERIDQHTQDKHIQRDDEYYEADNDNDQMDVS